A stretch of Helicobacter pylori DNA encodes these proteins:
- the tnpA gene encoding IS200/IS605 family transposase — protein sequence MKKIDDMRHGRHCVFLMHAHLVFVTKYRRSAFNKEVIDFLGSVFAKVCKDFESELVEFDGESDHVHLLINYPPKVSVSKLVNSLKGVSSRLTRQHHFKSVEASLWGKHLWSPSYFAGSCGGAPLETIKQYIQEQETPH from the coding sequence ATGAAAAAAATTGATGATATGAGACACGGAAGGCATTGTGTTTTTTTAATGCATGCGCATTTGGTATTTGTTACTAAATACAGGCGTTCAGCGTTCAACAAGGAAGTGATAGATTTTTTAGGATCGGTGTTTGCCAAAGTGTGTAAGGACTTTGAGAGCGAATTGGTAGAATTTGATGGGGAGAGCGATCATGTGCATTTGCTTATCAACTACCCTCCAAAAGTAAGCGTGAGTAAGTTAGTCAATTCTTTAAAAGGCGTTAGCAGTCGTTTGACTAGACAACACCATTTCAAAAGCGTTGAAGCTAGTTTGTGGGGGAAGCATTTATGGTCGCCTAGTTATTTCGCTGGGAGTTGTGGGGGCGCGCCTTTAGAGACGATTAAGCAATACATACAAGAGCAAGAAACACCGCATTAA
- a CDS encoding HesA/MoeB/ThiF family protein, whose translation MLSRLDKERYLRHIMLEDVGEEGQLKLLKSSVLVIGAGGLGSAVLMYLCAAGIGKIGIVDFDVVGMSNLQRQIIHSQDFLNQPKASSAKARLKQLNAGIEIETFEERFKAHNALSLIEPYDFIIDATDNFNAKFLINDACVLAQKPYSHAGVLKYRGQSMSVLPHSTCLACVFDKPPKKGFNPTSGLFGVLPGVLGCIQASECLKYFLGFETLLINTLLIADIKTMDFKKIQAPKNLDCRVCGTHKITHLQDYEI comes from the coding sequence TTGTTAAGCCGGCTAGACAAAGAGCGTTATTTGCGCCATATCATGCTAGAAGATGTGGGCGAAGAAGGCCAATTGAAGCTTTTAAAATCTAGCGTTTTAGTCATTGGAGCCGGTGGGCTTGGATCAGCGGTTTTGATGTATCTGTGCGCTGCTGGGATAGGAAAAATAGGCATTGTGGATTTTGATGTGGTGGGTATGAGTAATTTGCAACGCCAAATCATCCATTCACAGGATTTTTTAAACCAACCTAAAGCCTCTAGCGCGAAAGCGCGCTTAAAACAACTCAATGCTGGTATTGAAATAGAGACTTTTGAAGAACGCTTTAAGGCTCATAACGCTCTTTCTCTTATAGAGCCTTACGATTTTATCATAGACGCTACAGACAATTTCAACGCTAAATTTTTGATTAATGACGCTTGCGTGTTAGCCCAAAAACCCTATTCGCATGCCGGGGTTTTAAAATACAGGGGGCAAAGCATGAGCGTTTTACCCCATAGCACATGCTTAGCGTGTGTTTTTGATAAGCCCCCTAAAAAAGGATTCAATCCTACTTCAGGGCTTTTTGGGGTTTTGCCCGGGGTTTTAGGGTGTATCCAAGCGAGCGAATGCCTTAAATATTTTTTAGGGTTTGAAACTTTACTTATAAATACTTTACTTATAGCCGATATTAAAACGATGGATTTTAAAAAAATTCAAGCACCCAAAAACCTTGATTGTAGGGTTTGTGGCACGCATAAAATCACGCATTTACAGGATTATGAAATTTAG
- a CDS encoding MBL fold metallo-hydrolase — protein MKILRRECGAVEENAYIVKLSSGVDFIIDPGFSSSEWVLENAKNPKAILITHGHYDHVWDSAQLSKALKDTPIYAPKDDVFMLENDIFHLGMPVFSPNFSVPCNKGCTTLEIANTTIKYWHFPGHTPGCSIIEIEGVIFSGDFIFYRSIGRYDFPYSNEKDMKESLLRFQNLDFSKDIEIYPGHGDKTSFFAEREHSKIWVSRMA, from the coding sequence GTGAAAATTTTAAGGCGAGAATGCGGGGCGGTGGAAGAAAACGCTTATATTGTGAAGCTTTCTAGTGGGGTGGATTTTATTATTGATCCCGGATTTTCTAGCAGCGAATGGGTGTTAGAAAACGCCAAGAATCCTAAAGCGATTTTAATCACGCATGGGCATTATGATCATGTATGGGATAGCGCTCAATTGTCAAAAGCCCTTAAAGACACCCCCATTTACGCTCCAAAAGACGATGTGTTCATGCTAGAAAATGATATTTTCCATTTGGGCATGCCGGTTTTTAGCCCCAATTTTAGCGTGCCTTGCAATAAGGGTTGCACCACTTTAGAGATAGCAAACACTACCATTAAATACTGGCATTTTCCCGGACACACGCCCGGTTGCTCTATCATAGAAATTGAAGGGGTGATTTTTAGCGGGGATTTTATTTTTTATCGCAGCATTGGCCGTTATGATTTCCCTTATTCTAATGAAAAAGACATGAAAGAGTCCCTGTTAAGGTTTCAAAATTTAGATTTTTCTAAAGACATAGAGATTTATCCAGGGCATGGGGATAAAACAAGTTTTTTTGCCGAAAGAGAGCATTCTAAAATTTGGGTTTCAAGGATGGCTTAA
- a CDS encoding RNA-guided endonuclease InsQ/TnpB family protein, producing MKVNKGFKFRLYPTKEQESKLQNCFFVYNQAYNIGLNLLQEQYETNKDLPPKERKWKKSSELDHAIKHHLNARGLSFSSVIAQQARMNVERALKDAFKVKNRGFPKFKNSKFAKQSFLWNNQGFSIKESDDERFKTFTLMKMPLLMRMHRDFPPNFKVKQISISCSHRKYFVSFSVEYEQDITPIKNTKNGVGLDLNILGIACSCEINNHEKLTDFKQYQTDMKELLGIEIDEEMDTKRLIPTYSKLYSLKKYSKKFKRLQRKQSRRVLKSKQNKTKLGGNFYKTQKKLNQAFDKSSHQKTDRYHKITSELSKQFELIVVEDLQVKNMTKRAKLKNVKQKSGLNQSINNTSFYQIISFLDYKQQHNGKLLVKVPPQYTSKTCHCCGNINHKLKLNHRQYWCLECGYREHRDINAANNILSKGLSLFGVGNIHADFKEQSLSC from the coding sequence ATGAAAGTCAATAAGGGTTTTAAATTCCGCTTGTATCCCACTAAAGAGCAAGAAAGCAAACTGCAAAACTGCTTTTTTGTCTATAATCAAGCTTATAATATTGGATTGAATTTACTGCAAGAGCAATATGAAACAAACAAAGATTTACCTCCCAAAGAAAGAAAGTGGAAAAAATCAAGCGAGTTAGATCATGCGATTAAACACCACTTGAACGCTAGGGGGTTAAGCTTTAGTAGTGTGATAGCCCAACAAGCACGCATGAATGTTGAAAGGGCTTTAAAAGATGCTTTTAAAGTTAAAAACAGGGGCTTTCCTAAATTCAAAAACTCTAAATTCGCTAAACAATCTTTTTTGTGGAACAATCAAGGCTTCTCTATCAAAGAGAGCGATGATGAGCGCTTCAAGACATTCACTCTGATGAAAATGCCTTTACTCATGCGCATGCACAGAGACTTCCCCCCTAATTTTAAAGTGAAACAAATTAGTATCTCTTGCAGCCATAGAAAATATTTTGTTAGCTTTAGCGTGGAATACGAACAAGACATTACTCCCATCAAAAACACTAAAAATGGTGTGGGGCTAGATTTGAATATCCTTGGTATAGCTTGTTCTTGTGAGATAAACAACCATGAAAAACTAACGGACTTTAAGCAATACCAAACAGACATGAAAGAATTACTAGGGATAGAAATAGATGAAGAGATGGATACTAAACGACTCATCCCTACTTATTCCAAATTGTATTCTTTAAAAAAATACTCTAAAAAATTTAAAAGATTACAAAGAAAACAAAGCCGTAGGGTGTTAAAGTCTAAACAAAACAAAACCAAATTAGGAGGTAATTTTTACAAAACCCAAAAGAAATTAAACCAAGCCTTTGACAAGTCTAGTCATCAAAAAACAGACAGATACCATAAAATCACAAGCGAACTTTCAAAGCAATTTGAATTGATAGTAGTTGAAGATTTGCAAGTAAAAAACATGACTAAAAGAGCTAAACTCAAAAATGTTAAACAAAAGAGTGGACTTAATCAATCTATCAACAATACTTCATTCTATCAAATCATTTCTTTTTTAGATTACAAACAACAGCATAATGGCAAATTGTTAGTGAAAGTTCCCCCACAATATACGAGTAAAACTTGCCATTGTTGTGGGAATATCAACCACAAGCTTAAATTAAATCATAGGCAATATTGGTGTTTAGAATGCGGGTATAGAGAACACAGAGACATCAACGCTGCGAACAATATTTTAAGCAAAGGGTTAAGTCTTTTTGGGGTAGGAAATATCCATGCAGACTTTAAAGAACAAAGCCTTTCGTGTTAG
- a CDS encoding SNF2-related protein encodes MEKTRYSFEINGEQIYKYELQALEDKSLDLSQALSQAIEKLPKGVYQYHKTTLKTDALIIDANNERYQEVQKLIKNLERGELVKWDNLYFQLEQNNEMGIFLKPTKINSKVQDSRLKAYFKIKDALNDLTSAELSPLSSDFELESKRVRLNLVYDEFVKKFGYLNENKNRKDIKQDLYGAKVLGLEKDFEKEITPRSAKMQNIEPRQAQAKKAQIFFERTLNPKKELIITNAKEALIASTNQKGGLNLHFIRDHFATQSLETTIKELLEQKLIYKDHKDNGDYILANDYLSGNVKRKLKEVKESINQGVEGLEANVKDLELIIPKDLKATEIMANINSPWIPTQYLEEFLMELSANHYEKQYGDKMTDYQLGNLKEDIKVEHLSGAYEVFVRNNELNELYGIRHKDKPHSYKAPFESLLNKVLNNKDLSVKYAQVDPNDPKKEIFITDEEQSNLARQKAEELKEAFKDWIYKDYTRRTHLERIYNDTFNNSVLKTYDGSRLELEGFNHHISLRPHQKNAIFRTIQDRAVCLDHQVGAGKTLCAIASCMEQKRMGLVNKTLIAVPNHLTKQWGDEFYKAYPNANVLVVDSKDITEKERELLFNQIANNNYDAVIIAHTHLELLSNPRGIIEELKEEELVNAEKNFERQELAYKNNPRETKKPNERAFKNKLDKIRAKYDAILEKQGSHIDISQMGIDNLIVDEAHLFKNLAFETSMEKIAGLGNQQGSNRARDLFIKTRYLHQNNKKIMFLTGTPIANSLSEMYHLQRYLTPDVLKERGLEFFDDWAKTYGEVVNDFELDTSAQSYKMVNRFSKFSDVQGLSTMYRAFADIVSNDDILKHNPHFVPKVYGDKPINVVVKRSEEVAQFIGVALENGKYNEGSIIDRMQKCEGKKSKKGQDNILSCTTDARKVALDYRLIDPNAKVEKEFSKSYAMAKNIYENYLETNATKGTQLGFIGLSTPKTHSQKVSLEVLNNAHEIENKNPLDEAQELLESLSSYDENGNLIAPSKKELENELKEKEAKSVNLDEELAKGSKFDVYSDVLRHLVQMGIQQNEIAFIHDAKTEEQKQDLFKKINRGEVRVLLGSPAKMGVGTNVQERLVAMHELDCPWRPDELLQMEGRGIRQGNILHQNDPENFRMKIYRYATEKTYDSRMWQIIETKSKGIEQFRNAHKLGLNELEDFNMGSSNASEMKAEATGNPLIIEEVKLRAEIKNEEAKYKAFNKENYFNEENLKNNSSKLDYLKQELKDLETLQSSVMIPTHTEIKLYDLKNEESKDYELIKVKEVEPLKENASMSEELTHKKLKEQNKQIAEQNKEKLDAIKKQFASNLNDLFFNEERDCKLLEYKGFVVNAYKTKYQVEFSLNPKDNPNIAYSPSNMVYKNDTANMFSSYNFCGEIKFDGFLKRLDNAITKLPEKIKELENSIKITQENIAKYTRLVEQKLPYPRLEYLQTLKWDHKTLIDDLAKMSKDRDYRPMFNPKSKEVLEKMNAEKRASLVDEREEQGVKGNTKSHDEIEPATEQVIEKEIEKGAEIIYSKEVATTNNVDYYENEQEVEITKSMGRR; translated from the coding sequence TTGGAAAAAACCCGCTATAGCTTTGAAATCAATGGCGAACAAATTTATAAATACGAGTTGCAAGCTTTAGAGGATAAAAGCTTAGATTTATCCCAAGCGCTTAGCCAAGCGATAGAAAAATTGCCTAAAGGCGTCTATCAATACCATAAGACTACCCTTAAAACAGACGCTCTCATCATTGATGCCAATAACGAACGCTATCAAGAAGTTCAAAAGCTAATCAAAAATTTAGAAAGGGGAGAATTAGTCAAGTGGGATAATCTTTATTTCCAACTAGAACAAAATAATGAAATGGGCATCTTTTTAAAACCCACTAAAATCAACTCTAAAGTCCAAGATTCACGACTAAAAGCCTATTTTAAGATTAAAGACGCTTTGAATGATTTAACGAGCGCGGAATTAAGCCCCTTAAGCTCTGATTTTGAGCTAGAAAGTAAAAGAGTTAGGCTCAATCTTGTTTATGATGAATTTGTCAAGAAATTTGGCTATCTCAATGAGAATAAAAATCGTAAGGACATCAAACAAGATTTGTATGGCGCTAAAGTCTTAGGATTAGAAAAAGACTTTGAAAAAGAAATCACCCCTAGAAGTGCCAAAATGCAAAACATAGAGCCAAGGCAAGCTCAAGCTAAAAAAGCTCAAATCTTTTTTGAAAGGACTTTAAACCCTAAAAAAGAACTTATTATCACTAACGCTAAAGAGGCATTAATTGCAAGCACCAATCAAAAAGGGGGTTTGAATTTGCATTTCATTAGAGATCATTTCGCAACCCAAAGCTTAGAAACCACCATTAAAGAACTTTTAGAGCAAAAACTGATTTATAAAGACCACAAGGATAATGGCGACTACATTTTGGCGAACGATTATTTGAGCGGCAATGTAAAAAGAAAACTCAAAGAAGTTAAAGAATCCATCAATCAAGGCGTGGAGGGATTAGAGGCTAATGTGAAAGATCTAGAGCTGATTATCCCTAAAGATTTGAAAGCCACTGAAATCATGGCTAATATCAACAGCCCTTGGATACCCACTCAGTATTTAGAAGAGTTTTTAATGGAATTGAGCGCTAACCATTATGAAAAGCAATACGGCGATAAAATGACAGATTACCAACTAGGCAATCTCAAAGAAGACATCAAAGTAGAACACCTAAGCGGTGCTTATGAAGTTTTTGTTAGAAACAATGAATTAAACGAGCTTTATGGTATCAGGCATAAAGACAAACCGCATTCTTATAAAGCGCCTTTTGAAAGCCTTTTAAATAAAGTCTTAAACAACAAGGATTTGAGCGTTAAATACGCCCAAGTTGATCCTAATGACCCTAAAAAAGAAATCTTTATCACTGATGAAGAGCAAAGCAATCTCGCTAGACAAAAAGCAGAAGAATTGAAAGAAGCTTTTAAAGACTGGATTTATAAGGATTATACAAGAAGAACCCATTTAGAGCGAATCTATAATGACACTTTCAACAATTCTGTTTTAAAAACCTATGATGGCTCGCGATTAGAGCTAGAGGGCTTTAACCACCATATCAGCTTGCGCCCCCACCAAAAGAACGCTATTTTTAGAACCATCCAAGACAGGGCGGTGTGTTTAGACCATCAGGTTGGAGCAGGCAAGACTTTGTGCGCTATAGCCAGTTGCATGGAACAAAAACGCATGGGGTTAGTGAATAAAACGCTCATTGCCGTGCCTAACCATTTAACCAAGCAATGGGGCGATGAATTTTATAAGGCTTACCCTAACGCTAATGTGTTAGTTGTTGATAGCAAGGACATCACTGAAAAAGAAAGAGAGCTTTTATTCAATCAAATCGCTAACAACAATTATGACGCTGTGATTATCGCGCACACCCATTTGGAATTATTGTCTAACCCTAGAGGAATCATAGAAGAATTGAAAGAAGAAGAGCTAGTGAATGCCGAAAAAAACTTTGAAAGGCAAGAACTGGCTTATAAAAATAACCCTAGAGAAACTAAAAAACCCAATGAAAGAGCCTTTAAAAACAAGCTGGATAAAATCCGTGCTAAATACGATGCGATTTTAGAAAAACAAGGCTCTCATATTGATATTAGTCAAATGGGGATTGACAATTTGATTGTGGATGAAGCCCACTTATTCAAAAATCTAGCCTTTGAAACTTCTATGGAAAAAATTGCAGGGCTTGGTAACCAACAAGGCTCTAATCGCGCCAGAGATTTGTTTATTAAAACGCGCTACTTGCATCAAAACAATAAGAAAATCATGTTTTTAACCGGCACGCCTATAGCTAATTCCTTGAGTGAAATGTATCACTTGCAACGCTACCTGACCCCTGATGTGTTGAAAGAAAGAGGGTTAGAATTCTTTGATGATTGGGCTAAGACTTATGGGGAAGTGGTGAATGATTTTGAATTAGACACTTCCGCTCAAAGTTATAAAATGGTTAATCGCTTTTCTAAATTTAGCGATGTGCAAGGCTTAAGCACCATGTATAGAGCTTTTGCGGATATTGTCTCCAATGATGATATTTTAAAGCATAACCCCCACTTTGTGCCTAAAGTGTATGGGGATAAACCTATCAATGTGGTGGTGAAAAGAAGCGAAGAAGTGGCTCAATTTATTGGCGTGGCTTTAGAAAATGGCAAATATAATGAAGGCTCTATCATTGATAGGATGCAAAAATGCGAGGGCAAGAAAAGCAAAAAAGGGCAAGACAATATCCTTTCTTGCACCACAGACGCTAGAAAAGTGGCTCTGGATTACCGCTTGATTGACCCTAACGCTAAAGTAGAAAAAGAATTTTCTAAAAGCTATGCTATGGCAAAAAATATCTATGAGAATTATTTAGAAACTAATGCCACTAAAGGCACACAACTTGGTTTCATAGGTCTATCCACACCCAAAACCCATAGCCAAAAAGTGAGTTTAGAAGTGCTAAATAACGCTCATGAGATAGAAAATAAAAATCCCCTAGATGAAGCTCAAGAACTTTTAGAGAGCTTGTCTAGTTATGATGAAAATGGCAATCTTATCGCTCCTAGCAAGAAAGAATTAGAAAACGAACTCAAAGAGAAAGAGGCTAAAAGCGTCAATTTAGATGAAGAACTAGCTAAAGGTTCTAAGTTTGATGTTTATAGCGATGTTTTAAGGCATTTAGTCCAAATGGGTATCCAACAAAATGAAATCGCTTTCATCCATGACGCTAAAACCGAAGAACAAAAGCAGGATTTGTTCAAAAAGATTAATCGTGGCGAAGTCAGGGTATTATTGGGCAGTCCCGCTAAAATGGGCGTAGGCACTAATGTGCAAGAAAGATTAGTCGCTATGCATGAATTAGATTGCCCATGGAGACCTGATGAATTGTTGCAAATGGAAGGGCGTGGGATAAGACAAGGCAATATTTTACACCAAAACGATCCTGAAAATTTTAGAATGAAAATCTATCGCTACGCCACTGAAAAAACTTATGATAGCCGTATGTGGCAAATCATAGAGACTAAATCTAAAGGCATAGAGCAATTTAGAAACGCGCACAAATTAGGCTTGAATGAATTAGAAGACTTTAATATGGGGAGTTCTAATGCGAGCGAGATGAAAGCAGAAGCAACAGGTAATCCCTTGATTATTGAAGAAGTCAAATTGAGAGCTGAAATCAAAAACGAAGAAGCAAAATACAAAGCTTTCAATAAAGAAAATTACTTCAATGAAGAGAATTTGAAAAACAATTCTTCTAAATTGGATTATCTTAAACAGGAATTGAAAGATTTAGAAACGCTTCAAAGCTCTGTAATGATCCCCACTCATACAGAGATCAAGCTCTATGATTTGAAAAATGAAGAGAGTAAGGATTATGAGCTTATCAAAGTTAAAGAAGTAGAGCCTTTAAAAGAAAACGCCTCTATGAGTGAAGAATTAACGCACAAAAAACTCAAAGAACAAAACAAGCAAATAGCCGAACAAAATAAAGAAAAGCTAGACGCTATTAAAAAGCAATTTGCAAGCAATTTGAACGACTTGTTTTTCAATGAGGAAAGAGATTGTAAGCTTTTAGAATACAAGGGCTTTGTGGTGAATGCTTATAAAACTAAGTATCAAGTGGAGTTTAGTTTAAACCCTAAAGACAATCCCAATATTGCCTATAGCCCTAGCAATATGGTTTATAAAAACGATACTGCCAACATGTTTAGCTCTTATAATTTCTGCGGCGAGATTAAATTTGATGGGTTTTTAAAAAGATTGGATAACGCTATCACTAAACTCCCTGAAAAAATCAAGGAATTAGAAAACTCCATTAAAATCACTCAAGAAAATATCGCTAAATACACAAGATTAGTGGAGCAAAAACTTCCTTACCCACGACTAGAATACTTGCAAACTTTAAAATGGGATCATAAAACTCTAATAGATGATTTAGCTAAAATGAGCAAAGACAGAGATTATAGGCCTATGTTCAACCCTAAATCTAAAGAAGTCTTAGAGAAAATGAACGCTGAAAAAAGAGCGAGTTTAGTGGATGAGAGGGAAGAGCAAGGGGTTAAGGGGAACACAAAGAGCCATGATGAAATAGAGCCAGCTACAGAACAAGTGATTGAAAAAGAAATAGAAAAAGGAGCTGAAATTATCTATTCTAAGGAAGTTGCAACCACTAATAATGTTGATTACTACGAGAACGAACAAGAAGTGGAAATTACTAAATCAATGGGTAGAAGATGA
- a CDS encoding type IA DNA topoisomerase has protein sequence MNNSVIIIESPNKVAKIREIIGAKVFATIGHFMQLKSYDESNGFKPTFDYDQEKKKHIFEMIEACKNKKVYIATDPDREGYAIGYMFYQKIKNVASSIYRAEFFEITPSGINKGLQNALLFENTNKQMYQSALARRVADMLLGFTLSPYLGKALGQMKGSSAGRVQTPCLKLIVDRDREIEKFKALPENEKVSYQIQAKINDSANREVTIKHCDEKGEEIKFNDKEEALKLFESLKDNKACLLKDLKNSVVETKPKKPFITSTLLEKASSMLGLSISEVQSLAQNLFEAGLITYIRTDAESLSVEFLDETESFYAPIYKDLYLKREYKAGKQSQAEAHEAIRITHPHTTEDLESIVYNANITNQDALKLYQLIFERTIESQGKNAIYDKQDLLFKIKNEYFKCSVKGLKSAGFLAMFSKKELENDESNDDKDNKEKEQNAQFNLKIDDVLSLNDLVLATIKRNAPSAYKEADFVKLLENKGIGRPSTYASYLPTLVKREYISISQDKKHIITPTHKGKRVVEVFENAYQFIIDLTYTKQMEEVLDEIVENKSSYVDFISNLNSKCPKIEKLERNDDEIKPSSEGQITYIENILRDLQLNLSEEFKNYKEDNRVAKAFLDRYIKEHEFFKKNNKKASSSNNDENRPATPKQISLAEMLAKKHNVKLPKGFKYSMKVCGDFINEYHKK, from the coding sequence ATGAATAACAGCGTCATCATTATTGAAAGTCCTAATAAGGTAGCTAAGATTAGAGAAATCATAGGAGCTAAGGTCTTTGCTACCATAGGGCATTTTATGCAACTTAAAAGCTATGATGAAAGTAATGGCTTTAAGCCGACTTTTGATTATGACCAAGAAAAGAAAAAACATATTTTTGAGATGATAGAGGCGTGTAAAAACAAAAAGGTTTATATCGCCACTGACCCTGATAGAGAGGGCTATGCTATAGGCTATATGTTTTATCAAAAAATCAAAAATGTAGCTAGTTCTATTTATAGGGCGGAATTTTTTGAAATCACACCAAGTGGGATTAACAAGGGCTTACAAAACGCCCTTTTATTTGAAAACACCAATAAGCAAATGTATCAAAGCGCTTTAGCAAGACGAGTTGCAGATATGCTCTTAGGTTTTACGCTATCCCCTTATTTAGGTAAGGCTTTAGGACAAATGAAAGGTAGTAGTGCTGGGCGAGTGCAAACCCCTTGTTTAAAACTCATTGTAGATAGAGACAGAGAGATTGAAAAATTTAAGGCTTTACCTGAAAATGAGAAAGTAAGCTATCAAATTCAAGCTAAGATTAACGATAGTGCTAACAGAGAAGTAACTATCAAGCATTGTGATGAAAAGGGCGAAGAGATTAAATTCAATGATAAAGAAGAGGCTTTAAAACTCTTTGAGAGCTTAAAGGATAATAAAGCTTGTCTTTTAAAGGATTTAAAAAACTCTGTTGTAGAGACTAAACCTAAAAAGCCCTTTATCACTTCTACGCTTTTAGAAAAAGCAAGTTCTATGCTTGGTTTAAGTATTAGCGAAGTGCAATCACTAGCTCAAAATCTCTTTGAGGCTGGACTGATTACTTACATTAGGACAGATGCGGAAAGTTTGAGCGTGGAGTTTTTAGATGAGACAGAGAGCTTTTATGCACCTATTTATAAGGACTTGTATTTAAAAAGAGAATACAAGGCTGGCAAGCAAAGCCAAGCAGAAGCCCATGAAGCAATTCGCATCACACACCCCCATACTACTGAAGATTTAGAAAGCATAGTCTATAATGCTAATATTACTAATCAAGACGCTTTAAAACTCTATCAACTCATTTTTGAAAGGACTATTGAAAGTCAAGGCAAGAATGCCATTTATGACAAGCAAGATTTGCTCTTTAAAATCAAAAACGAGTATTTTAAATGTTCTGTAAAGGGTTTAAAAAGTGCTGGATTTTTAGCAATGTTTTCTAAAAAAGAGCTAGAAAATGATGAAAGTAATGATGATAAAGACAATAAAGAAAAAGAACAAAACGCACAATTTAATCTAAAAATTGATGATGTGTTAAGTCTAAATGACTTAGTTTTAGCCACCATTAAAAGAAATGCCCCAAGTGCTTATAAAGAGGCAGATTTTGTCAAGCTTTTAGAAAACAAAGGCATAGGCAGACCTAGCACTTATGCGAGCTATTTGCCTACGCTTGTAAAAAGAGAATATATCAGCATTAGCCAAGATAAAAAACACATTATTACGCCTACACATAAGGGTAAAAGAGTGGTAGAAGTGTTTGAAAATGCTTATCAATTCATTATTGATTTGACCTATACTAAACAAATGGAAGAAGTGCTAGATGAGATTGTAGAAAATAAAAGCTCTTATGTGGATTTTATCAGCAATTTAAATTCTAAATGCCCTAAGATTGAAAAGCTAGAAAGAAATGATGATGAGATAAAACCTAGCAGTGAAGGACAAATCACTTATATAGAAAATATTTTAAGAGATTTGCAATTAAATTTAAGCGAAGAGTTTAAAAACTACAAAGAAGACAACAGAGTGGCTAAGGCGTTTTTAGACCGATACATTAAAGAGCATGAGTTTTTTAAGAAAAACAACAAAAAGGCTAGTAGCTCTAATAATGATGAAAATAGACCCGCTACGCCTAAACAAATTAGCCTTGCTGAGATGTTAGCTAAAAAGCATAATGTCAAGCTCCCCAAAGGATTTAAATATAGTATGAAAGTGTGTGGGGATTTTATCAATGAGTATCATAAGAAGTAG
- a CDS encoding class I SAM-dependent methyltransferase, producing the protein MSLNEREIVRSFGNYMQEWLYGEKGYYRKALIGPKGDFYTSVSLSKFFGGAVAFYIIKLLEEEKLFLPLKIVEIGSHHGHFLSDIASFLNALSVGVMEKCEFISCEPLKELQKLQRIIFKRATQLDLMICDLKDLDFKGHESAFVVSNELFDAFACEIIKDNQMLFITHDHQGVWGGIDEPTKELLKNLNLKQGCAPLFLEAFIKDLLEKLNEASSWVFLSFDYGDETERKDMHLRAFKNHQALDFKDILNNLASLYQQSDLTYDVNFSLVRFLFEKHHAQFSFFKTQANALLDMGLMELLETFSKSASYERYLKEAAKIKPLISPGGFGERFKALEFVKKK; encoded by the coding sequence ATGAGTTTGAATGAAAGGGAAATCGTGCGTTCGTTTGGGAATTACATGCAAGAGTGGCTTTATGGCGAAAAAGGGTATTACAGAAAGGCGCTAATCGGTCCAAAAGGGGATTTTTACACTTCGGTGTCTTTGAGTAAGTTTTTTGGGGGCGCTGTTGCGTTTTATATCATCAAGCTTTTAGAAGAAGAAAAATTATTTTTGCCTTTAAAAATTGTAGAAATTGGCTCTCACCATGGGCATTTTTTGAGCGATATAGCCAGTTTTTTAAACGCTTTGAGCGTGGGCGTAATGGAAAAATGCGAGTTTATCAGCTGCGAGCCTTTAAAGGAATTGCAAAAACTCCAACGAATTATTTTCAAACGAGCCACGCAATTGGATCTGATGATCTGCGATCTGAAAGATCTAGATTTCAAGGGGCATGAAAGCGCGTTCGTTGTCTCTAATGAATTGTTTGACGCGTTCGCTTGCGAGATCATTAAAGATAACCAAATGCTTTTTATCACCCATGATCATCAGGGCGTTTGGGGCGGTATTGATGAACCCACTAAAGAACTTCTTAAAAATTTGAATTTAAAACAAGGGTGCGCACCGTTGTTTTTAGAGGCTTTCATTAAGGATTTGTTAGAGAAATTGAATGAGGCTTCTTCTTGGGTGTTTTTGAGCTTTGATTATGGCGATGAAACAGAGCGAAAAGACATGCATTTAAGGGCTTTTAAAAACCACCAAGCGCTGGATTTTAAGGATATTTTAAACAATCTAGCTTCTTTGTATCAGCAAAGCGATTTGACTTATGATGTCAATTTTTCTTTGGTGCGCTTTTTGTTTGAAAAACACCATGCACAATTTTCATTCTTCAAAACGCAGGCTAACGCTTTATTGGATATGGGGCTTATGGAATTACTAGAAACATTTTCAAAGAGCGCGAGTTATGAAAGGTATTTGAAAGAAGCGGCTAAAATCAAGCCCCTAATTAGCCCTGGGGGCTTTGGGGAGCGTTTCAAAGCGTTAGAGTTTGTGAAAAAAAAATAA